The DNA segment TTAATGCTTAAATGCATCTATTAAAGAATGTagtttgttgtttaatgttgtcTGTCCTTTTGGGTCATCAGGTTTCTGGTCCTCCCAAAAGAGCGACTTCGGCTCCAGTCAGTGCACAGAGGAAGAGGAAGTACCAATGCCAGTGCAGGAGGTGTGTGGAAAGACAGAGAAACTGGAGGAAGTCTGAGAAGGGAGGAAGAAGACAGCTGATGCATCTGTGGATCGAGTATTTACTCTATTACAAACCTGCTGCTGCCATTGACTCATGAGATGAAGAGCATCTGCACTCAGGCGGCCTGTCTGAAGGTTCTGTGAGAATGACTGTCTGTGCACAACATCCTGAGAAATGCTAAGACAGAGAACTActttacaaataacattttacattttcttctCTGTGTGATTGTTTGTATTTATAattgggtagttgatgcataatggTTTTTATCAACataaagattttaggttaaaatttatttgaatgtactgtataaggTAAAGTGtatctggtcaccatttctttaaaGTTCAactattccatgtagtctctcaagcAATTAAAGCTgcatgcaaaaatatatatatatattatatatactttacatttactgtatatttatgtattctgtattattattattataatatgtattgtgtgtgtgtgtgtgtatatatatatatatatatatatatatatatataattatacattatatataataatagaaaaatagaatgagctaaatgctgtttaaaatgatTTCAGATGAAATATAGTATGTCACACattttcccaaaagtatttcatgtcagctaccTGATTGCATAAAATAAAAGTGGAATTTATTTCATTCTCTGTTACAGTGAAATGAATTAAGTACTCCTggaaaatatatgaaaaaataaacttttattgatACTATTGCACTTTACAATCAATACCAGGTGTAAGAATTTGTATTCctgtaaatataaaacatattaacACGATAACACATAAAGCTTTGTGTGTTCCTGAGTTGTGCTTATTGAGTTGTTTGTGTTTTGAACTAAAAAAGGAACAATGTTTACACTTCCAGACCACCATCAAAATGTcatcaaatgtttttttcaaaagtCTGCCACAGAAATGACAAAGAAAAGGGGAAGAACACTGACAACATCAAACATCAGGGACTTAACGTGATAGAACACTGAGAAACTGCGTGAGAGCAAAAAACTGTCAGTACAATGATAACAAATTATAATAACGGTTTTAATAAcggcttaaaataaataaaacgtacTATTTAATAACGGCAAATGTTAAATCTCAAGATGCTGTCCTAAGCTTTTCAGCAGGGTGCAGTTATTGACTTCACTACTGTATTGGACTTTATTTAACATAAATATCTCATACATGTTACAGTATATATCTGTTAGGTCTAATGAGTGTCTTAGGCCTGCTCTTTGCCTTCAAACTCTTCGACAAAGATTTAGATTTGGCTGAGATATAGATTTGGGCCTATGGGTTATTTAACCATCATGATGAGAAAGACCTGCACCGACCTGGAAGCTTTTGATCTTGATTCTTCATGTTATCATCAACAGCATCCAATAAGGTCAAGCCTGCAAGTCTGATCTTTTAGAAACAGTGAAGCATGAAGGTATGGGTGATATTTCAAAGTTGCATGAATGCAAGACTCATCCATACTGTCTGTTTCCCTAATGCAGCCTCCTGCTCTCTAGATGAATCCCCTGCCAGGGTTAGAGTTTTAATACCGGGTACTCATGAAgcatcagttaaaaaaaaacacacagcagCTCAACAGTTCAGAAGCACCTCTTCTTTAGAAATATGGCACTCTTTCCCTTGCTCTTGAGAAGGGAAGATGAAGAAATCGTTCTCTCTACTCCTTTCCTCCTCAGATAGATGGACTGGGGGAGACTGAGGGTGATTTATAGATTCTTCCTGGAGttcatgtgtttttttctctcctccATCCCATCTAAACTGGTTGAGCAAACTAACAAAAACTGTATGGGGACCGTAGATGTGGAGAGGGCCTATGAGAGAGGGACAAGTTTGAGTCTTTTCATACTATTTTTACATAGGAATTCTGCATTTCACAGACCTTTAGGAATGAAGAAAttgaaaatgaagacaaaagtggctcagatatttaaaatgtgggggccccctattgttttttttttatctctcatAAAACTTTAGTAATTTTTCTATTCTTCTAGGCCTATCTAGTTATGTTCAATACAGTTTAGTGGCTCTGCAGAAACATTAGAGAGACCTGTAGCTGTCAGTATAGTTCTGTATTCACTGTgtcagtgtgtgagtgaatgtgtaaCTAATATGAAATCAACCCTGAAAACACTGaaacagtgattttatcaaaagAGACCAGCCTAAATAATGTAATAGCCTACTGTATGTATTCTAGCTTATGTTTATTGTGCTATGATATATGGAGGGTTATTTATTGCTACTTTTTTACTTGATATAATTTAGTCTCGTCAAAAAGAAAATTTGTGGATGAagaaaggcatttacaatggaagtgaatggggccagtccataaacatatagccacaagatgtgaacATTAAACGTGTTAATATGACttcagtgtaataaaattgcatactacctttatttgtgtaaagtttgttgtcatggcaacatacAGTTCCGCTGTAAACTCAGTAATCTGGCAAACGCTGTAACGTTGGTAAATCCCTGGTTTTGTAGTCATAatttagaaagagtatatttttaatgtttatgtcatGACCCCATTCACCTGTATTATTTCCTTATTGTAACCgcaatttttccttttttaaaaacaAGCGGAAGACGAgacgaaattatattttgtggttatcaaaattatgccacaattgaGCATcccttttaaaatgttaaatgcatttaTGACACTGCGACTGTTTTGCTTCTTAAAGGAGAAGTGttttattaaaaacagaaaatcatAAGAACATGAAGTAATAACTCTTTATAGTACCTAAATTGCCAGGTGGAGGCACAGCCtgttcagagctggttggttgaTGAAAAGAGCCATCTGTGTTATGATTGGTGGGAGTACTAGCATGTGACAGCACCTCCTGGGCATGAGGCTGCTCAATTGGTTGGTTTGGAGGAGGTGTGGTCTCACTCTCCATCTTAAAAAATAGAGGGACAGTCAGTAGCTAAGATAACTGGGATAAATCATGACTTGCAAAGTGTTATTTTACTGCACAAATGTGCTCTCACTCACTGCTTACCTCTAGATTACCCAACGAGTATCTTCTGACAACTACAGAAGACAGACAGTTTCTTAGACAATTGCTAAGTGATCAGCCAACAATCCAGCAAAACAACTGAGAAGAAATGTGTTTGCAttcatgtgtgagtgtgttactCACATTGCTTAAAGCAttccttctctttctttctgcAGAGTCGGAGGAAGATGGTAAGGAAAATGACGGATAACATTATTGACATGAATCCAAATAAAATCCAAACCAAAACTTCATCACCTAAAAAATACATGAGGGAAGTGATTTAGAAACAGCAAtgcaagagagagaaagtacAAAAGATACAAAAAGAGAAATAACCATGTCTAGATGGTAGCCCTCTTTCTACAAAAGGTCTCACAAGACTCACAGTCGTCAGTCCCAggaaccctacccctaaccttaAATTATTCTCACATCTTGCAGGAGTTTTACAGAATGACATTTAGCATCAAGACataagagaaacagagagatacTTTTGACAAACTTTGTGCTGGTGGAAATAAGGGGAATATGgggaacaaaccaaaataatgtttgatcagtggttctcaacttgttttgcttcaggacacagattttatattgacaatttgtttcttgtacaaaagtaaacaaaaatgtccttaaaataaaacattaaactgtattatttttatttattaaaggaatagttcaccctagaagaatatctcagctctgttggtccatacaatgcaagtgaatggtgacaagaactttgaaggtcaaaaaagcacataaaggcagcataaaatccatatgactccagtggtttaatccatgtttaatccaatgtttaagtccttttttactatgaattaaCATCTGcgcacagtaggtggcgatttgcccaaagaatgtgaatcggcaaaaacaaaagaagaatgtgaaagtgaaagtggagattgataggaaATAAGTCACTAAAaaaagtttctcacccacacttatatcgcttctgaagatatagatttaaccattggTGTTTTATGgagtacttttttgctgcctttatttgcattttggagcttcaaagttctggccagcatttatttgcattgtatggacctacagagctgagacattcttctaaaaattcatttgtgctctgaagaataaagaaagtcattcacatctgtgatgacatgagggtgagtaaatgatgagagaattttcagttttgggtcaactattccatTAAGACATTAATTAACCACACAAAACAACACAATCATTGCCTATCCTAATTTCAAGTGAACCCATATTTCATGATGTCCGGGTcatattttgatgtattttttacattgcatAGTTTCTACCAAgtgatgaatttgcaccaaaatactgtagagttttatTGGACTGTGCACACAGCCTTTGGATATTGGAAGCACTTTCTTCACCCTTTTAAAGTTGATAAGCCTGTATTGCTATCCTAATTTGACCAGTTTTTGGGTAATGGCCCTCCAGAGGTTTATAATATTACCACTAAATAGAAGACAGACAGCAGCTCTTACTCAGCCAGCTCTGCGGGTCATGTTGGCGAGTGTTTGAAATGGTGACAGAGGGAAAGTCAGTGGAGGTGTAGGACTGGTCTGGGGTGGATGCTGTGATCGGCTCACAGGTGCGACAGTGGCCTGTGTATATATCTTTTTCTGTACAGAAGAAACCATCCAGGCAGCGACACTGTACATCTGATGTGTTTGTGCACTCCTTTACCACCTCCTTATTGAAgtctaaaatacacacacacatttattttcaaaatgaagcacatttttgctATACTTcctgtttctattctcagttcaTCTTGTTTATGTACTATGATGGTTCAGTAGATATCTTAAGCATTCATACCAGGTTTGCAGCTCTGGTAACAGCGGTGGCAGCTGTCTTCTCTGTTCTTCTGACTGGTGAAGAATCCAGAGGAACATGGAAAACACCTGCAGTTTGATAGGTAATATCCTGaaagattgacagacaggaagacaAAGAGGAAAAAGAGGAAGTGGAGAACAAAAAACAAGAAGATGGAATAAGAAAAGTGAAAGGTCAAATGAACAATTagtaaaaagaaaatgtgtttaattcaaCTTACATACTTGCACacaacttacacacacacacttacacactcttACTATTGAACATGATTGCACAGCATCAAGTTAAAACTAAAATGATTATCTTAGCATATtaaaatgtgaagtgtgtaatttctgtgccactagtgtcacctgCAAAATGGGCACACAGGAAAGTGAcgtgcttccgaaagttcatgtaccctgaaatcaagctcattctgccaaattattgacaagcgccatccgtaatcagacatttttgcatcaactcATCGATGATCACCTTATCCTCTAGCGCAAAGtcactcaactttggaaagccaGGGAGCCAGAAAGCATGGTCCCTTTAGTCTCGAGGGCCACACTcttataattttgtatttaattaaaaaaaagagagagatttgaATAACTTTTTTATAATAATGAAGTGAGTAGATTATACTAAATGTGCAATTTAATAGATTATGGACACATGTAATtaacaagaataaaataaaactatatatatatatatactagcggacaaaagtttggaataatgtacagattttgctgtttcagaaggaaattggtacttgaattcaccaaagtggctgatgtaaaaaacagcaccatcactatttgaaaaaagtcatttttgattaaatctagacaggccccatttccagcagccatcactccaacaccttatccttgagtaatcatgctaaattgctaatttggtactagaaaatcacttgccattatatcaaacacagctgaaagctatttggttcattaaatgaagcttaacattgtctttgtgtttgtatttgagttgccacagtatgcaatagactggcatgtcttaaggtcaatattaggtcaaaaatggcaacaaaagaaacagttttctctagaaatttgtcagtcaatcattgttttgaggaatgaaggctatacaatgcttgaaattgccaaaaaactgaggatttcatacaaaggtgtacactacagtcttcaaagacaaaggacaactggctctaacaaggacacagtgagatgtggaaggtccagatgtacaactaaacaagaggttaagcacatcagagtctctagtttgagaaatagatgtctcacatgtcctcaactgacagcttcattgaattctatctgctcgacaccagtttcatgttcaacagtaaagagaagactcaggggtgcaggccttatgggaagaattgcaaagaaaaagccacttttgaaacagaaaaacaaaaagaaaagattagagtggacaaagaaacacagacattggacaacagataatttgtgggatcagctagactttaaggtgcatgagaagtgcccgacaagacagccacatctatggcaagtgctacaggaagcatggggtgaaatgtcactgagtatctggacaaactgacagctagaatgccaaagatctgcaaagctgtcattgctgcacatggaggattttttgatgagaattctttttGAAGTagttcttgttttttgttttgtttttttgtaatagtaatttttcatgttaatgtcctgactatagattgtgatcagttgaatgccactttggtgaataaaagtgtaaatttctttccataagaccaaatctgtacattattccaaacttttggacgccagtgtatatatagctTCATTATTGTAAAAGtgtgtttttttgtaaaataaaaactgtgatattaaaataatgatcatatataggcctatacagtatgtttctttttttagatCCACAGTTTTAAAAGTGGGCTATATACTGCAGCAGAATGCACcataaatttatattttgtgaaatatGTAAGTCATGACACACTCGCTacctagtgaacacacacacacacacacacacacacacacacactccatagccataatgtattttttactgtacaaactatatattctatcccctaaccctaccactcacagaaaactttctgcatttttacattttcaaaaaaacatcgttttttatgtttttttaagccttttggtttatgaggacacttgAGGTGTCCTCTTAAACCACGTTTATAGCATAATTACATGTGTATAATCCAGAATAGTGCTAGTGAATAGTCCTTGTAAACCTCGTAcacctgaacacaaacacacacacacacacacacacacactcacacacacatacatacacaccagAAATACAGTACCATCAAAACATGACAGAAATATCCAATAATAGCTCCAAAAGACTGAGAGTGTGCACAAACTGTTTCTATCAACTCTTTCTGTTTGT comes from the Myxocyprinus asiaticus isolate MX2 ecotype Aquarium Trade chromosome 15, UBuf_Myxa_2, whole genome shotgun sequence genome and includes:
- the LOC127452809 gene encoding tumor necrosis factor receptor superfamily member 5-like is translated as MVVTVLLVCMVMLTDHLIYGLPMDGKISYSRALPGGNCSSLCPAGYYLSNCRCFPCSSGFFTSQKNREDSCHRCYQSCKPDFNKEVVKECTNTSDVQCRCLDGFFCTEKDIYTGHCRTCEPITASTPDQSYTSTDFPSVTISNTRQHDPQSWLSDEVLVWILFGFMSIMLSVIFLTIFLRLCRKKEKECFKQFVRRYSLGNLEMESETTPPPNQPIEQPHAQEVLSHASTPTNHNTDGSFHQPTSSEQAVPPPGNLGPLHIYGPHTVFVSLLNQFRWDGGEKKTHELQEESINHPQSPPVHLSEEERSRENDFFIFPSQEQGKECHISKEEVLLNC